The Diaphorobacter ruginosibacter genome contains a region encoding:
- a CDS encoding HD domain-containing protein gives MDLDNIKGRLVFLQEAEKLKSVLRSAHTSTGRTESTAEHTWRLCLMAMAFEDELAGMDMLKILKMCLVHDLGEAIHGDIPAVEKSQHPDKSEQEKTDLLHLTRSLDEPYRAGIMALWQEYEDASSPEARAVKALDKLETILQHNQGINPPDFDYGFNLTYGQEHTSADPLFALMRSILDEGTRQRMAEGADHPGRPV, from the coding sequence ATGGATCTCGACAACATCAAGGGCCGTCTGGTCTTTCTCCAGGAAGCGGAAAAGCTCAAGAGCGTGCTGCGAAGCGCACACACGTCGACAGGCAGGACGGAAAGCACGGCAGAACATACCTGGCGGCTATGCCTGATGGCCATGGCGTTCGAGGATGAACTGGCGGGCATGGACATGCTCAAGATCCTGAAGATGTGCCTGGTCCATGACCTGGGCGAGGCCATTCACGGGGACATTCCGGCCGTCGAGAAAAGCCAGCATCCCGACAAGAGCGAGCAGGAGAAGACCGATCTCCTGCACCTCACGCGCTCGCTGGATGAGCCCTACCGGGCCGGCATCATGGCGCTTTGGCAAGAGTACGAGGATGCATCGTCCCCCGAGGCCAGGGCGGTCAAGGCGCTCGACAAGCTGGAGACGATTCTTCAGCACAACCAGGGCATCAATCCGCCTGACTTCGACTACGGTTTCAACCTGACCTACGGCCAGGAACACACCAGCGCCGATCCGCTGTTCGCGCTGATGCGCAGCATCCTCGATGAAGGCACGCGACAGAGAATGGCCGAAGGTGCAGACCACCCGGGCAGGCCGGTGTAG
- a CDS encoding cytochrome ubiquinol oxidase subunit I, with the protein MDLDIVDLSRLQFAITALYHFLFVPLTIGLSIIVAIMETVYVMTGRTIWRDMTKFWGVLFGINFAMGVATGVVMEFQFGMNWSYYSHYVGDIFGAPLAIEGLMAFFLEATFVGLFFFGWDRMSKRGHLIATWLVALGSNFSALWILIANGWMQNPVGAVFNPQTMRMEVNDFFAVLTNPVAQAKFVHTVSAGYVTAAIFVLGVSAWYLLKGRHVHLAKRSMTVAASFGLAASLSVVVLGDESGYLSSEHQKMKLASIEAMWDTEPAPAAFTAIGIPDRAARETHYAVHIPWVMGLIGTRSLTTEIPGINDLVKNTEGYIRNGIEAYDALQSIRAARSDAEIPPAAKTTFEDKGASLGYALLLMRYVDDPRKATDEQIRQAAMDTVPPVGPLFWTFRVMVALGMFFIVLTGTFFYLSARHRLDAYPWLLKVAVLAIPLPWIAAECGWIVAELGRQPWIIEGVLPTAMAVSNLGATTLLLTICGFILIYTVLFVIEMKLMLKAIRKGPEHESEPHLRFYEPMIEKLARAR; encoded by the coding sequence ATGGACCTCGACATCGTCGACTTATCGCGGCTGCAGTTTGCGATAACGGCCCTCTACCACTTTCTCTTCGTGCCGCTCACGATCGGACTGTCCATCATCGTCGCCATCATGGAGACGGTGTATGTGATGACCGGCCGCACGATCTGGCGCGACATGACCAAGTTCTGGGGCGTGCTCTTCGGCATCAACTTCGCGATGGGCGTGGCCACGGGCGTGGTCATGGAGTTCCAGTTCGGCATGAACTGGAGCTACTACAGCCACTACGTGGGCGACATCTTCGGTGCGCCGCTCGCCATCGAGGGGCTGATGGCGTTCTTTCTGGAGGCCACCTTCGTCGGCCTGTTCTTCTTCGGCTGGGACCGCATGAGCAAGCGCGGCCACCTGATCGCCACCTGGCTCGTGGCGCTGGGGTCGAACTTCTCCGCGCTGTGGATCCTGATCGCCAACGGCTGGATGCAGAACCCCGTGGGTGCGGTCTTCAATCCGCAGACCATGCGCATGGAGGTGAATGATTTCTTCGCCGTGCTCACCAATCCGGTGGCACAGGCCAAGTTCGTGCACACGGTCTCCGCGGGCTATGTGACGGCCGCGATCTTCGTGTTGGGTGTGTCGGCGTGGTACCTGCTCAAGGGACGCCACGTGCATCTCGCCAAGCGCTCGATGACGGTGGCGGCCTCGTTCGGCCTTGCGGCATCGCTGTCGGTGGTGGTGCTTGGCGACGAAAGCGGCTACCTCTCGTCCGAACACCAGAAGATGAAGCTCGCATCGATCGAGGCCATGTGGGACACAGAGCCCGCGCCGGCGGCGTTCACGGCGATCGGCATCCCTGATCGCGCAGCGCGTGAGACCCACTATGCCGTGCATATTCCATGGGTGATGGGCCTGATCGGCACGCGCTCGCTGACCACCGAGATCCCCGGCATCAACGACCTGGTGAAGAACACCGAGGGCTACATCCGCAACGGCATCGAGGCCTATGACGCACTGCAGTCCATCCGCGCAGCCAGGAGCGATGCGGAAATCCCGCCGGCGGCCAAGACGACCTTCGAGGACAAGGGCGCATCGCTCGGCTATGCGCTGCTGCTCATGCGCTATGTGGATGACCCACGCAAGGCCACCGACGAGCAGATCAGGCAGGCCGCGATGGACACCGTGCCGCCGGTGGGTCCGCTGTTCTGGACCTTCCGCGTGATGGTGGCCCTGGGCATGTTCTTCATCGTGCTCACGGGAACCTTCTTCTACCTTTCTGCGCGCCACCGCCTCGATGCCTACCCGTGGCTGCTGAAGGTGGCGGTGCTCGCAATTCCGCTGCCGTGGATCGCTGCGGAGTGCGGCTGGATCGTGGCCGAGCTGGGTCGGCAGCCCTGGATCATCGAAGGCGTGCTGCCCACGGCGATGGCGGTGTCCAACCTCGGCGCGACCACGCTGCTGCTGACGATCTGCGGCTTCATCCTGATCTACACGGTGCTGTTCGTCATCGAGATGAAGCTCATGCTGAAGGCCATCCGCAAGGGACCGGAACATGAGAGCGAGCCGCACCTGCGCTTCTATGAACCGATGATCGAAAAGCTGGCGCGTGCGCGCTGA
- a CDS encoding acyltransferase family protein, which yields MSSAKRNASIDCIKGLACAAIVWHHLAFYGPMSDVAQPLLPDTIEWLSEYARMAVQIFLVLGGYLAAASLAPKALARFDSASQQVGKRFVRLVVPYAVALIVAVLLSDLVRSLMDHPSVPGEPSIPQLIANAFLIQDIVGEEALSAGVWYVAIDFQLFVMAVLLFGAMRSFRFSDRVRARVTQVLVAAGVCGSLLYANLHADWDMWGIYFFGAYGLGMLAYWGSRSRHWATWFVLIGVIGCAALWVEFRGRIALAMTSALVLMLVMRPAREDGTTHAQLLLGRLARPIEPILEPLTSRLQKLGQMSYSVFLIHFSICLLVNAVVSAWVPEVPVLHLLGMCVAFVLSVLAGRVLYLRVEQHVPTWLTALRWQLSLIGAGGGVLLAGQFIH from the coding sequence ATGTCTTCCGCAAAGCGCAATGCAAGCATTGACTGCATCAAGGGTCTGGCCTGCGCGGCCATCGTCTGGCACCACCTGGCCTTCTACGGCCCGATGTCTGATGTCGCCCAACCCCTTCTTCCCGACACCATCGAATGGCTGAGCGAGTACGCGCGCATGGCCGTGCAGATCTTCCTGGTGCTGGGCGGTTATCTTGCCGCGGCAAGCCTGGCTCCCAAGGCGCTTGCGCGGTTTGACAGTGCGTCCCAGCAAGTGGGCAAACGCTTCGTGCGGCTGGTGGTCCCCTATGCGGTGGCGCTGATCGTTGCGGTGCTGCTGTCCGACCTGGTGCGGTCGCTCATGGACCATCCCTCCGTTCCGGGGGAGCCCAGCATCCCTCAACTGATCGCCAATGCCTTCCTGATCCAGGACATCGTAGGCGAGGAGGCGCTTTCCGCCGGCGTCTGGTACGTGGCCATCGATTTCCAGCTCTTCGTGATGGCGGTGCTCCTGTTTGGAGCGATGCGCAGCTTCCGCTTCTCCGACCGGGTCCGCGCCCGCGTCACGCAGGTGCTGGTGGCCGCGGGGGTGTGCGGCTCGCTGCTGTATGCCAACCTCCATGCGGACTGGGATATGTGGGGCATCTATTTCTTCGGCGCCTACGGCCTCGGCATGCTGGCCTACTGGGGGTCGCGCTCAAGGCATTGGGCGACGTGGTTCGTGCTGATCGGTGTGATCGGTTGCGCCGCGCTCTGGGTGGAGTTCCGCGGCCGCATCGCGCTGGCCATGACCTCCGCCCTGGTGCTCATGCTGGTGATGCGTCCCGCGCGCGAGGACGGCACCACGCATGCACAACTGCTGCTGGGGCGGTTGGCCAGACCCATCGAGCCGATCCTTGAACCGCTCACCTCGCGCCTGCAGAAGCTCGGCCAGATGTCCTACTCGGTATTCCTGATCCACTTCTCGATCTGCCTGCTGGTCAATGCCGTCGTGTCGGCCTGGGTGCCCGAGGTTCCGGTGCTGCATCTGCTGGGCATGTGCGTGGCCTTCGTGCTGTCCGTGCTGGCCGGCCGCGTTCTCTACCTCAGGGTGGAGCAGCACGTGCCGACCTGGCTGACGGCATTGCGCTGGCAGCTCAGCCTCATCGGAGCGGGCGGCGGCGTGCTGCTTGCAGGCCAGTTCATCCATTGA
- a CDS encoding amino acid ABC transporter ATP-binding/permease protein: MKHGKSICSEWRTVLRAMQDTGTRKLWLGGAAVAMLTVLMGMALLGLSGWFITATAIAGLVPAVALVFDVFMPSAGIRLLAIGRTGARYAERLLTHDATLAALAALRERLFRAWARPTAARWLLQRPARLLQRLTADVDALDNIYLRLVVPALAALGASAMLGVALGLMRWWIGLLAAAWLLCAGIGIALWQAAASRRAAMQRSLSTESVRARTVDLVAGKAELLMAGRMAAQCEAIAAGDTRAARADAALFRLEAHATTAYGVASALLLCGVLLAMAWLVDRQSIGAAVAAFGVLLALSAMEPFAALRRGATEAGRTLLAVRRLGAVLAQDAADGGKAHAAHVPADGLAVELVEACAVHDAGHSVGPLSLQIRRGERVALIGPSGSGKTTLLSLIAGEMEQGSGHVAALRSSWMTQRTELFRDSVRDNLRLASPRADDQNLWHVLDAAGLGADMRALPQGLDTQLGEGGMGLSGGQARRMALARLLLSPAECWLLDEATEGLDAGVAGDVLERLWSASKGRTLVLATHWRREAAMADRVIWMDAGRIAGQAHRGSHAFEQALAHLRADDASGDATEDAWRETSNNI, encoded by the coding sequence ATGAAGCACGGCAAGTCGATCTGCAGCGAATGGCGAACCGTGCTGCGCGCAATGCAGGACACCGGCACGCGCAAGCTGTGGCTGGGAGGCGCGGCGGTCGCCATGCTGACCGTGCTGATGGGCATGGCGCTGCTGGGGCTGTCGGGCTGGTTCATCACGGCAACGGCGATTGCCGGCCTCGTTCCCGCTGTTGCGCTGGTGTTCGATGTGTTCATGCCGTCCGCGGGCATTCGCCTGCTGGCCATCGGTCGCACCGGTGCGCGCTATGCGGAGCGGCTGCTCACGCACGACGCGACGCTGGCAGCCTTGGCGGCATTGCGTGAGCGCCTGTTCAGGGCCTGGGCTCGGCCAACCGCCGCGCGCTGGCTGCTGCAGCGTCCGGCACGCCTGCTGCAGCGCCTCACGGCGGATGTCGATGCGCTGGACAACATCTACCTGCGTCTTGTCGTTCCCGCCCTGGCCGCCCTGGGCGCATCGGCGATGCTTGGCGTGGCACTCGGGCTCATGCGTTGGTGGATCGGCCTGCTGGCCGCCGCATGGCTGCTTTGCGCAGGGATCGGCATCGCGCTGTGGCAGGCGGCGGCAAGCCGCAGGGCGGCGATGCAGCGGTCGCTGAGCACCGAGAGCGTGCGTGCCCGTACCGTGGATCTTGTGGCCGGCAAGGCGGAGCTGCTGATGGCCGGACGCATGGCTGCCCAGTGCGAAGCCATCGCGGCCGGCGACACGCGTGCCGCGCGGGCCGACGCCGCGCTCTTTCGCCTGGAGGCCCATGCCACCACGGCCTATGGCGTCGCAAGCGCACTGTTGCTCTGTGGCGTGCTGCTCGCGATGGCATGGCTGGTTGACCGGCAGAGCATTGGCGCGGCCGTGGCCGCCTTCGGCGTGCTGTTGGCGCTATCGGCGATGGAGCCCTTTGCCGCGTTGCGGCGCGGCGCGACGGAAGCCGGCCGTACGTTGCTCGCCGTGAGGCGGCTGGGCGCGGTGCTGGCGCAGGATGCTGCGGACGGCGGCAAGGCGCACGCAGCGCATGTGCCAGCGGATGGCCTTGCGGTAGAGCTTGTGGAGGCCTGTGCGGTGCATGACGCCGGGCACTCGGTCGGTCCGCTCAGCCTGCAGATCCGGCGTGGCGAACGCGTTGCATTGATCGGCCCGAGCGGGTCGGGCAAGACCACGCTGCTGTCGCTCATCGCGGGCGAGATGGAGCAAGGTAGCGGGCACGTCGCGGCGCTGCGCAGCAGCTGGATGACGCAGCGCACCGAGCTTTTTCGTGACAGCGTGCGAGACAATTTGCGCCTTGCATCGCCTCGCGCTGACGATCAGAATTTATGGCATGTACTCGATGCAGCAGGCCTGGGTGCCGACATGCGTGCGTTGCCGCAAGGGCTCGACACGCAACTCGGCGAAGGAGGGATGGGATTGTCAGGAGGGCAGGCACGGCGCATGGCGCTGGCGCGGCTGCTGCTCAGCCCGGCCGAATGCTGGCTGCTCGACGAAGCGACCGAAGGCCTTGATGCGGGCGTGGCGGGCGATGTGCTCGAACGGCTCTGGAGCGCATCGAAAGGCCGGACGCTGGTGCTTGCAACGCACTGGCGGCGCGAGGCGGCCATGGCTGATCGCGTGATATGGATGGACGCAGGCCGCATCGCGGGACAGGCGCATCGCGGCTCACACGCATTTGAACAAGCGCTGGCGCACCTCCGGGCCGACGATGCCTCTGGCGACGCCACCGAAGACGCTTGGCGCGAGACGAGCAACAACATTTGA
- a CDS encoding pyridoxine/pyridoxamine 5'-phosphate oxidase: protein MSVDTLKNRLRSLPSLKGPFAEVGMTCLPGTPQQAFGLWLHEAIQEGVKEHHAMTLSTVDTDGFPDARVLILKNVDDRGWHFAIKASSSKGRQLEGNPRAALTFYWPALGRQIRLRGHAIALPEAECADDFSTRPQGSKISAIASLQSEVLATPDDLSRRLKEARL from the coding sequence ATGAGCGTCGATACCCTGAAGAACAGACTGCGCAGCCTTCCGTCGTTGAAAGGCCCGTTTGCCGAAGTCGGCATGACCTGCCTGCCCGGCACGCCCCAGCAGGCCTTCGGGCTCTGGTTGCATGAGGCGATCCAGGAAGGAGTGAAAGAGCACCATGCCATGACCTTGTCCACGGTGGATACGGATGGCTTTCCCGATGCCCGGGTCCTGATCCTGAAGAATGTTGATGACCGTGGCTGGCACTTTGCCATCAAGGCCTCCAGCTCCAAGGGCCGGCAGCTCGAAGGCAATCCGCGGGCGGCGCTCACGTTCTACTGGCCGGCATTGGGACGCCAGATTCGACTGCGAGGCCATGCAATCGCCCTGCCCGAAGCCGAGTGTGCAGATGATTTTTCGACGCGGCCGCAAGGCTCGAAGATCAGCGCCATCGCCTCGCTGCAAAGCGAGGTGCTGGCCACGCCGGATGATCTGTCCAGGCGCCTGAAGGAGGCTCGGCTCTGA
- the cydB gene encoding cytochrome d ubiquinol oxidase subunit II, giving the protein MILHELISYDVLRVIWWLLLGILLVGFAVTDGFDLGAMALLRATARTDVERRVVINTVGPVWEGNQVWLILGGGAIFAAWPQLYAVSFSGFYLAMFAILVALILRPVAFKFRSKREEASWRNKWDWVLCISGIVPALIFGVAVGNVLLGVPFRFADDLRIYYDGTFFGLLTPFALLCGLVSLTMLVMHGAAWLVFKAEGDVAARAARFGSIAALLASVLFALAGVWIAMGISGYQITSPVNPVGPSNPLAKTAAVVQGAWMANFKAAPALWLLPVLGAVLPWIAAMGMRARREWLTLLASGLAIACIILTVGAAMFPMILPSSVDPRFSLTVWDSSSSHVTLFIMLVCTIIFLPIILAYTTWVYRVLRGKVDPVAIIKGETHSY; this is encoded by the coding sequence ATGATCTTGCATGAACTGATCTCATACGACGTGTTGCGCGTCATCTGGTGGCTGTTGCTTGGCATCCTGCTGGTCGGCTTTGCCGTCACCGACGGCTTCGACCTCGGGGCGATGGCGCTGCTGCGTGCCACGGCAAGGACCGACGTCGAACGCCGCGTCGTCATCAACACGGTCGGCCCGGTCTGGGAAGGCAACCAGGTGTGGCTGATCCTGGGCGGCGGCGCCATCTTCGCCGCATGGCCGCAGCTCTATGCCGTGTCCTTCTCCGGGTTCTACCTGGCGATGTTCGCCATCCTCGTGGCGCTCATCCTGCGCCCCGTGGCGTTCAAGTTCCGCAGCAAGCGCGAGGAGGCATCGTGGCGCAACAAGTGGGACTGGGTGCTGTGCATCAGCGGTATTGTTCCTGCGCTGATCTTCGGCGTGGCTGTGGGCAATGTCCTGCTCGGCGTGCCGTTCCGGTTTGCCGATGACCTGCGCATCTACTATGACGGCACTTTCTTCGGCCTGCTTACACCGTTTGCGCTGCTGTGCGGGCTGGTCTCGCTCACCATGCTGGTGATGCACGGGGCAGCATGGCTGGTATTCAAGGCGGAAGGCGACGTGGCCGCCCGCGCTGCGCGCTTCGGCTCCATTGCAGCGTTGCTGGCATCGGTGCTGTTCGCTCTCGCGGGTGTGTGGATCGCCATGGGCATCAGTGGCTACCAGATCACGAGCCCCGTCAACCCGGTCGGTCCCTCCAACCCGCTGGCCAAGACGGCTGCGGTGGTGCAGGGCGCATGGATGGCCAACTTCAAGGCCGCTCCCGCGCTGTGGCTGCTGCCGGTGCTGGGCGCGGTACTGCCATGGATCGCCGCGATGGGCATGCGTGCACGCCGCGAGTGGCTGACGCTGCTTGCCAGCGGACTGGCCATTGCCTGCATCATCCTGACCGTCGGCGCCGCCATGTTCCCGATGATCCTGCCTTCGTCCGTCGATCCGCGCTTCAGCCTCACGGTGTGGGATTCGTCGTCGAGCCATGTCACGCTGTTCATCATGCTGGTGTGCACGATCATCTTCCTGCCGATCATCCTTGCCTACACCACCTGGGTGTACCGCGTGCTCCGCGGCAAGGTCGATCCTGTTGCGATCATCAAGGGCGAGACCCATTCATACTGA
- the cydD gene encoding thiol reductant ABC exporter subunit CydD: MSSHTRVSSPFSQTAASPGAARAGAVLQVLAALLWLPQAWLIAQAVQVMAVSASGSTSVASSDAGSAMAQVAPLALGVLVIGVLRALFDGAGMQRAQKAARRQLSRLREEVVHALARTSPMDSTQAPSGQAASAMAEQAEAIVPWLSRYQPAMFKVRCVPLAIACAVAYFSWVAALILLLAAPLIPLFMAIVGWRARAASEEQMVEIGGMNGFLLDRLRGLSTLRALGAVDATAERLRSHAESLRTRTTRVLRIAFLSSAVLELFSALGVAMVAVYVGFHLLGTLAFGAWGGKLELAQALFVLMLAPAFFDPLRELSAVWHDKAAGEAAMKTLGELQRQAMPLPGAGETSHGTRGVADGAVMEPDEPAAARAVDVRIDALQVGVPGHAAVISEMSECIAAGEHIALWAKSGAGKSLLLAQLAGLIPLEHGSIRIGGVPMDDEHAERLRARIGWMGQHSHVFAGSVLRNVGLGRSDVSARDVRRAVEAAELSQALAHRPAISLGEGGSGLSGGEAVRLALARLAVNRHAGLLLVDEPTAHLDPQTAEQVIASLLEIAKGRTLIVATHDARLAQCMDRVVRLGAVAANAERNEEFA, encoded by the coding sequence ATGTCCAGTCACACCAGGGTTTCATCGCCATTCAGCCAGACAGCGGCATCCCCAGGGGCCGCTCGTGCGGGTGCCGTGCTGCAAGTGCTGGCGGCCTTGCTGTGGTTGCCGCAGGCCTGGCTGATCGCGCAGGCGGTGCAGGTGATGGCGGTGTCCGCATCCGGATCCACATCCGTTGCGTCTTCCGATGCGGGCAGTGCCATGGCTCAGGTCGCGCCCCTGGCGCTCGGCGTACTGGTGATCGGCGTGCTGCGAGCCCTGTTCGATGGCGCAGGCATGCAGCGCGCGCAGAAAGCGGCACGGCGGCAGTTGAGCAGACTGCGCGAAGAGGTGGTCCACGCGCTCGCCAGGACGTCGCCGATGGACAGTACCCAGGCACCCTCAGGGCAGGCCGCGAGTGCGATGGCGGAGCAGGCCGAGGCCATCGTGCCGTGGCTCTCTCGGTATCAGCCGGCGATGTTCAAGGTGCGCTGCGTGCCGCTTGCGATTGCATGCGCGGTGGCGTACTTCTCATGGGTGGCTGCCTTGATCCTCTTGCTGGCCGCTCCGCTGATTCCGCTGTTCATGGCGATCGTGGGCTGGCGGGCGCGCGCGGCCAGCGAGGAACAGATGGTGGAGATCGGTGGCATGAACGGCTTTCTGCTCGACCGGCTGCGGGGACTCAGCACACTGCGCGCGCTCGGGGCCGTCGATGCCACGGCGGAGCGCCTGCGCTCGCACGCAGAATCGCTGCGAACACGCACGACGCGCGTGCTGCGCATCGCGTTCCTGTCGTCCGCCGTGCTGGAGCTGTTCTCGGCACTCGGCGTGGCGATGGTCGCCGTCTATGTCGGCTTCCATCTGCTGGGCACGCTTGCGTTTGGCGCATGGGGCGGCAAGCTGGAACTCGCGCAGGCCCTGTTCGTCCTGATGCTGGCGCCGGCCTTCTTCGACCCGCTGCGTGAACTGTCCGCCGTATGGCATGACAAGGCAGCCGGCGAGGCTGCGATGAAGACGCTTGGCGAGCTCCAGCGCCAGGCCATGCCGCTGCCGGGAGCAGGGGAGACTTCTCATGGCACGCGCGGCGTTGCGGACGGTGCCGTCATGGAACCCGATGAGCCAGCCGCTGCGCGCGCGGTCGATGTGCGCATCGATGCACTGCAGGTGGGCGTGCCGGGGCATGCCGCCGTGATTTCCGAAATGAGCGAGTGCATCGCCGCGGGCGAGCACATTGCGCTGTGGGCGAAGAGCGGCGCGGGCAAGTCGTTGCTGCTGGCGCAATTGGCGGGCCTGATCCCGCTAGAGCATGGCAGCATTCGCATCGGCGGTGTGCCGATGGATGACGAGCATGCCGAGCGCCTGCGCGCGCGCATCGGCTGGATGGGACAGCATTCGCATGTGTTTGCGGGATCGGTGCTGCGCAACGTGGGATTGGGGCGCAGTGACGTCAGCGCCCGGGACGTGCGCCGCGCGGTTGAAGCGGCGGAGCTGTCGCAGGCATTGGCCCATCGCCCGGCGATCAGCCTGGGGGAGGGCGGCAGCGGCCTGTCGGGTGGCGAGGCCGTACGTCTGGCGCTTGCGCGCCTGGCGGTGAACCGGCATGCGGGGTTGCTGCTGGTGGATGAACCCACGGCGCACCTTGATCCGCAGACGGCGGAGCAGGTGATCGCATCGCTGCTCGAGATCGCCAAGGGCCGCACGCTGATCGTTGCCACGCATGACGCACGGCTTGCGCAGTGCATGGATCGCGTGGTCCGGCTCGGTGCCGTGGCTGCGAATGCCGAGCGCAACGAGGAGTTCGCATGA
- a CDS encoding aminoglycoside adenylyltransferase family protein has translation MPVASPPLFPQVVSEQLSLACSVLDAELGTSIIGMHVFGSVVDGGLQPFSDLDLLVTVSEPPAEEQRQAVLMRLLDVSAPPGASTIFRPLEVTVLDHAQVTPWRYPARRELQFGEWLREGLLSGVFEPPMADHDLAILITKVRLSSVTLRGPEASVLFQDVPPADLARALLDTVRQWNQPDDWAGDERNIVLALARCWFTACTGRICSKQEAATWVLGQVDERHRPVVANAREAYLGVARDELPSSPEAVSAFVRDARREIERQLAD, from the coding sequence ATGCCTGTTGCATCCCCGCCCCTCTTTCCGCAGGTCGTCTCCGAGCAGCTTTCGCTGGCCTGCTCCGTCCTCGATGCCGAACTCGGAACGTCGATCATCGGCATGCATGTTTTCGGCTCCGTGGTGGATGGCGGGCTTCAGCCGTTCAGCGATCTGGACCTGCTGGTCACCGTGAGCGAGCCGCCGGCAGAGGAGCAGCGCCAGGCGGTATTGATGCGGCTTCTGGATGTTTCGGCTCCGCCCGGTGCATCGACGATCTTTCGTCCCCTGGAGGTAACGGTCCTGGACCATGCACAGGTCACTCCCTGGCGCTATCCGGCGCGCCGTGAACTGCAGTTCGGCGAGTGGCTGCGCGAGGGTCTGCTCTCGGGTGTCTTCGAGCCTCCGATGGCGGACCATGATCTGGCCATCCTGATCACCAAGGTCCGGTTGAGCAGCGTCACGTTGCGCGGGCCTGAAGCGTCCGTCCTTTTTCAGGACGTGCCGCCGGCCGACCTGGCCAGGGCGCTGCTGGACACGGTCCGGCAGTGGAATCAGCCGGACGATTGGGCTGGTGACGAGCGCAATATCGTCCTTGCGCTGGCGCGGTGCTGGTTCACCGCATGCACGGGCCGCATCTGCTCAAAGCAGGAGGCCGCCACATGGGTGCTCGGGCAGGTGGATGAACGGCACAGGCCGGTTGTCGCCAACGCCCGGGAGGCCTACCTGGGAGTGGCGCGGGACGAACTGCCGTCCAGTCCCGAGGCCGTCAGCGCATTCGTGCGGGATGCGCGCCGGGAGATCGAGCGGCAACTGGCAGATTGA
- a CDS encoding YdeI/OmpD-associated family protein, which produces MTHTPVAGQKFSFRATLENWAEGMDYCAVPVPAEITEALGTKGPVLVMARVNDSEPFQVSLFPIGGGQHYIRIKAKVRQETRTGTGDSIQVRFTVLDRSEVMIPDDLMSALQSEGVAEAFASLPPGKQNFIIRRIDEAAKPETRQRRIQESVAAAHERREALIAKRPLAR; this is translated from the coding sequence ATGACACATACTCCTGTTGCAGGGCAGAAATTTTCCTTCCGGGCCACCCTGGAAAACTGGGCCGAGGGAATGGACTACTGTGCCGTTCCGGTACCCGCCGAAATCACCGAGGCGCTGGGAACGAAGGGACCGGTTCTGGTGATGGCCCGGGTCAACGACTCCGAGCCGTTCCAGGTCAGTCTCTTTCCCATTGGAGGCGGCCAGCACTACATCCGCATCAAGGCGAAGGTTCGCCAGGAGACCCGCACCGGAACCGGCGACAGCATTCAGGTGCGGTTCACGGTGCTGGATCGGTCGGAAGTCATGATTCCCGACGACCTGATGAGCGCACTTCAAAGCGAAGGGGTTGCCGAAGCCTTTGCATCGCTGCCGCCAGGCAAGCAGAACTTCATCATCCGACGAATCGACGAAGCGGCCAAGCCGGAGACCCGGCAGCGGAGAATTCAGGAAAGCGTTGCCGCCGCGCACGAGAGAAGAGAAGCGCTGATCGCCAAACGGCCTCTGGCCCGATGA
- the cydX gene encoding cytochrome bd-I oxidase subunit CydX, producing the protein MWYFSWLLGLPLAAAFAVLNAMWYELTEDEVMRREILRRTESK; encoded by the coding sequence ATGTGGTATTTCTCCTGGCTTCTGGGCCTGCCTCTTGCGGCCGCCTTTGCCGTACTCAATGCGATGTGGTACGAACTGACCGAGGATGAGGTGATGCGCCGTGAAATCCTGAGGCGCACCGAATCAAAGTAA
- a CDS encoding GNAT family N-acetyltransferase: MASAEPDGLIIRRATDTDAVAVLGLFDEVIAWFVEIGNAGQWGTQPWSSQPQRVERVNEACALPGAWIAQAQDGSILAALVLGDAMPYVPPATEPEIYVRLLVASRRPAARGIGRRLMAFAEDQARTAGVGGLRVDCYGGGSGALVRFYESCGYERLSTFLVEGWPGQLLGRSL, translated from the coding sequence ATGGCAAGCGCAGAACCGGATGGGCTCATCATCCGCCGAGCAACCGACACCGATGCCGTAGCGGTACTGGGCCTTTTTGATGAAGTCATCGCCTGGTTTGTCGAGATCGGCAATGCCGGGCAATGGGGAACCCAGCCATGGTCCAGCCAGCCGCAGCGGGTGGAGCGAGTCAACGAGGCCTGCGCACTGCCCGGAGCATGGATCGCACAAGCGCAGGATGGCTCCATCCTGGCCGCCTTGGTGCTGGGCGATGCCATGCCCTATGTCCCGCCTGCAACAGAGCCCGAAATCTACGTGCGCCTGCTGGTCGCCTCGCGCCGCCCGGCTGCGCGGGGCATCGGCCGTCGCCTGATGGCTTTCGCGGAGGATCAGGCCAGGACCGCAGGAGTGGGTGGCTTGCGCGTCGACTGCTACGGAGGAGGCTCCGGCGCCTTGGTGCGCTTCTACGAGTCCTGCGGCTACGAGCGCCTCTCGACATTCCTGGTGGAAGGCTGGCCCGGTCAGCTCCTCGGGCGCAGCCTGTGA